CGTGTCTTTATAAAGTTCCAGTGAGTTCGGTATTCCAGTATTCCAGTAGCAGTCAAGGCCGTCGATGGATGAACAATTCCGCAGCCTTGTCGGTCGTGTAAAGCAAAGGCCGGCGAGGTGGCTCGGCGATGGCATGTAAGTATATCAACTATGCGACGTCACCGTGCAAGCGTATAACTGTCGTCTCACCAGTACTATTCGGCCTGGGATATGTCGTTCATCTGGCGGCCGGCAAGCTGCAGTAGATGCGGGGGCGAGGTACGACGGTGTCCCTGCAGGTGTTAGGTGTGTGTGCCTCGCAGTGTCATTCGCCCGACAGGCCTGCTTCGATTGCTATGAGAGGCGATCTCCAGCACGCTCGGTTTCTCTAGCAGGCCTCTCTGAGCACGTCGAGTTAGTGGTGATTGTTCTGCCGCTTCCGCGTGGGATGCCGTGGGGTGGTCCTTGTCAGCTTATCGGCACGTCTCGAACCGAATCTGTCGTCTGAGCTGGTTGAGTTTGCCTCGACCACGGGTCGCACTGCAATAGTGTTTGTGGAGAAATATGGTCTGTTTGGCCTTCATAAGAGTGTTTTACCGTACCGATGTAATAAATGCAATACCCACCCAGTCATCCGGAACTGTGTTCACGACTGCAGATTTGTCCGAGTCTTGCCGATGACAAGCGGGATTGCCTACATGCCTTATCCGATATGCCAATGTGGACATCAAGACCGCAGCACGCAGATGTTGAGCTTGAGATGACCGGAAATGGTCACCAGACACTGCACTACTATCGTGTCAGGAGAGATTGCGTGAGAAATAGTGGGCGGAATGCAGGTGATGttcgaagaagaaaaagTGGAGAAGAGTCGGATGACTTGCATTTCCCGGCGACGCTGTCCTTTTACCATCAACATGTTATCATCTCACCACACATAATACGAACCTCCCGCAAGTGTTGCTCTTTGCCGTGTGGACGCCGCGCCTCAGCTCGCCGCAGTACACAACAATCACGTCGCCGCGCTTCGAGCGCTTCTGCAGAAACGTCAAGGCCGTTCAATGCCGCCGTGCATAGTAGCAGCGACGGGCTCTGCTGATCTCGTTACGGGCACATTGCTCGGTCTGGAGAGACAGTCACGGTCTCTCAAAGCCCAGACTCCTCGCCTCTGGTCTGACCATCTCGGACCCACAAGTCGCATGAACGCAAGCCCATCTGTCATGCGCGTGCAGTAACACTACAGCGAGTCCGACGTTCTGTGCTGCTTCAAGCATCAGCACCTTATCGCTCATTCCACAGATGGTGACAGAGTGGTTGTACAGCCCCTCATTCTCGGGAAGCATGAACACGCGAGCCTCTTCGATACACCCTCATCTTTCCCTGCACGCCACCTCTTTCGCGTGGACGAGGGACCGCAAGTTTGCCTTGCTCCTGCGTAGGTACCACTTTCGCTGCGAATTACCTATGGGTCAGCCAGGCGAAACACATGAGCAGCAGGCACCGCCTCATTTCCACAAAGGATTCATCGACAGGGCAAGTTCGCCGACTCGGTTACGTGCAGTAGTCCTGCAGAGTCTGCGCGGCATCATAGAATGGCTCCACAGTCCGAGACATATTGCAGTCAGCTGATGGGTCATTATGACCGCAAGACCTGCCTGGATGAAGAGATGCATGATTGGAAGCGAAGAATGCCAGTCTGAATCTCGATGGTGCTTTCATATGCGTCAACTTGCTGTCGTGACATTATGTCGTGCCCGTAGAGTCCACATTTATGCAGCAGCGGAGAATTCGTGATGCGTGAAACAGTGGTGCCCTGATCTGTCAGAGCTGCTGTCCTCCGTCCCTCATGCGCCATGCCTTGTTCCCAAACTCCGTATACCGATGCACTGCTCATCTCTGATTTCGGTCGTATCGTTATCActtctcctcttcatcgtcaaggGCGTCAAGCTCTTCAGGGTGGCTAGAAGTGAAGTTAGCAAAGCCCTTCCAAATCATCCTCAGCACGACTCACCCAAGCAATGACTTGATATTCTTCATCTCGTAGTGCTTCTTGCGCATCTCCTCAAACTTCTTGtgcttctcctgctcctcgtGACTCAACTCTGACGTGTTCTCCTCGCCGTGACGTCCGCCATTCTCGTTGGCAAAGTCGCTGTTGACGTGCACTCGGCGTTCTCCATCGCTCTCTTCCTGTGTCAATGCCTCCATTTCTGGCTCGCCCAGATCGAGGCCAGGAATTTCGCTCTCCCTCGCACGCGACCCAGATCCCTTGCGCTGCGGCTTGTTCATCTCCAGCTCGTCCACGGCCAACTCTTGCGCATTGATGGTGGAgatctcttcctcatcctccgcagGGTCGTAATTCTTTGCAAACGGGGTCTTGGGTTCGTCGATCTTCATCTTGCCTCCCATCTGACCCTCATTGAGATATAGATTCGCCTCATCCCACTTGAGACGCTGGCCATCGGACTCGTTGTCGACAGCCATCTCATCGCCGCGACTTTGCGACGACTGGCGACGGCTCAGACTTCCACGCGGATTGCTGCTTGTTCGGCGATGAGGACCGGCGTTCATTTCAGTGTTCATCAGGGTAATCTCCTTCTCGGACAGCTCGCGCGATGGCATGACGGGTCTGTTGGTGGTGTCGGAGGGTGCATCGTTGGCTTGAGCGGCGCTGGTGACCGGTGGTGGACTTGTGCGGGTTTCGGGCGAGGTCTGCTGGAACGAGGCAGAGTTCTTCAGGATGCCTCGCGGTCTCTTAGGTACGGAGGTGGGAGAATTCTGAGCGGGAGCAGTTTGAGCcatggtggtgatggatgTGGTGAAGAGTGGATgtggtgatgtcgatgtcgatggtgTCGCGACGTTGCCAGCGGTCGTACGGTTACCCTAATGACCAGTCTGAGGGCAGGCGCGTGACGAGATGATGTGAGCAAGAGCGGCTGATGGAGGAGAATGCTTGTGCAATAGCAAGCAAGACGAGAGTGCAGCCGATGTCGTTTGTTTTGCGGGGTGAAGAGCAAGTGGGGGGTTGACTCGTGCGCCGTTGGATACGATGAATTGCGGGCGGGTGAATGGATGGTTGCTTTGATCAAGAGGAAAGGTCTGAATACAGGAAGAGTAATCAATTGCCTTGCAGTTGATCAGAAGAGTTCAGGTGACAGACAGAAGACAAGACCGATGACATAGAACGCTCGCAATATTCGCGCGTGCGCCGAACAGGCCCAATTCCCGTCCGTCGCGTGCATGATCCCAAGTTGCCTCCGGGATCTTCTTCGGGCGAAACATGGCAGACACAAATGCTCACGAGGCTGGGAATTGGTGCTCACAGTAAGCGCCAATTCACTGAGTGGTGCAGACTGATGTTGAGCAGGTAAAGAGACGACCAAAGCACTCGTGACCACACCCGAGCCTTTCCGCCTTGTCCGAGTCAAGTCCGCCGGCTCTGGCTCTCAACATATATATAGCAGGTGTAGAAGAGTGATGTCAATTCAGTCGATCGTCCAAGACCTTACTACCACACATATTGATCAATACCTACGCGACCTCAACGACGACCTGTCTCTCACCTCAACAGCCCTTTGGCATAGCCACCCAGCTTGCCCATCAACTTCTGCTTCGACCCTTGATGGTTCGGGTGACTCTcgggaggcggcggtggtggaggtctGTCGTAGTTCTGCTGCGGTTGAGCGTTGCCATCTGTACTACCTCCTGCAGCAGCACTCTTCCCACCAACAGTCACGGTGAACAGTACTGGATCTCCAGCGTTCACCTTGCCGGACTGATCCTCGCCTTCATCTGGCTGTACATCATCATATGCAAAAGCATAGCCCTTCTTGTCCACGTTGTGCTCGTGTACCAGTCTCGCATAGTGATTCGTGGGATCTCGCCGGTAGAAAGTGTCTGGAGAGCTGGGATGATGTTCCGTGTCGACGAGCGCGGTGCGAACGAATGCGGCTGCTAGACGAGGAATGATGGCGTTTCGGGTGAGTGACTGACCCGTCGTGAATGGGCCGCTGTTACATCCCAGAATATCGGCGGTGCAAGGCTTTTCGAACTCCTCATCGCCAATGACTAGCCTGCCTTTGTGGTTGACCGTTCCAGACAAGATCCCTGGGCCCGCCTGTGTGTTAATCTGCATCTTGGCTTCCTTCTTGTACTTCTCCCACACTTCGTCCACAAATGGCTCGAAGTAGCCATCGAAGCTCGCGCCCACAGCGCCACCGTGCGTGGCATTCAAAATTCGCAGATTGCGGCCGTCTTGGCTGACGATCAGCTTGTCCCAAGGCTGGCCGTCCTGCTGCGACTGCTGCTTGAGGCTCTCGGCCATGTTATCAAGCCCATCAGGTGCCATTCCTGCCACGTGCTGAGTCTCGCCCGACTGCTGTTGTAGCGTGAGTGCAATCGGTATTCGGGGCACCATATCCACGTATGAAATGTTCGCATAGAGCTGATCATTGTTCAATGTGAACTCAGCGAAGCCAAAGTTGACCTTTGCATTCGGATCACTTGGATTCAACACTGACGGTTCCACCAAGGCTGGTCCTCCTGGGTTGAGCAAGAACGTCAAAGGGCCCTCAGAGAACCATATTCTTCCTCCGGCGATCTGCGAAATGGTTATGGTCGTGGTATTTCCAGGCGGCCCGAGGGGAATCGCGCAGTCTTCTGCCAGCTTGGATCCGATGTCTTTGACCTCTTGCGGGAAGTAGAGGTCCTTGCCGTTCGCCTTGAGAAGGCATCGCTTTCCTTCTTGCTTGATAGCAATTCCAGTCACGTAGGCAAAGATGTTGTCAGAATCGCCGTCATTTTTCAACGCTATTTGCAGAGAGTCCGGCATGTTGAGTACTGCGTCTAATCAATCCAGAGATTGGCAGTTGGCCTGTCTTCAATGAGACGTTGGTGTAACGTTTCCTGTGTCCCATGTCTTGCGACGAAGATGCTTGCTCAAACCTGGTTTCACTCGAAGATGACTTCATTCAAGAACTCGATGCCAAGTCGCACCTACCTCATCCACGGTCTTGGAAAGCATGCTAGATCATGCGTCTATAGCAAGCTGCAGCAGGCTAGCATGATAATTGCCACGAAGGAAATACAAGTACGTGATGACAGACTGGTGGATGGAGAAAGCAAGACATCGGATGCACTTGACGTCGGAAGAATGAAGAAACCACGCAAGAACcccaaccctaaccctaccgCGCCATGCCACTCGTGCACGAGCATTGTCATCACAGCGGCAACGTGCGCTTCGATTGTGCATGCCATGTTCAAGATCTATCACCGTATGTCACTGCATAGATAAGACTATCTCGTCAGACTCTGTACAGCCTTTGCCTTGCTCGCCTTCGGATCAATGCCCTTCCGCTTCAGCTGCTTCTTCAGACTCCGCTCAATGTACttttcatcctcctcatcgtcgaacTCAGCGAAAGcagactcttcctcctcatcctccgtgATGTCCTTGTGGTGATACACGTCCTCGTCGCTGACTCCGTTCGCCTGCTGTTGCTTCTCTTCTGTGCTTCCCTGCGGTAAAATTGCGTTTGCGGGCGTTGGTCCTGTCTTCTTGAACTTGGACACGAAGAAGCCGTCCACGTTGTAGGCGTGAGGGTAGTATCTCCGTGTCTCCTTCATGCTCGGGTGGAAGCGCTTGGATTGGTACTTGGTGAATCCCTCTTTGCCAAAGATGAGTCCGGTCGGAACGAGCTTGACGTTCGGCCGCTTGTTGAGCACGTATTGGACGACCTGCTCGTTCTCCTCGACGGTGACGGAACATGTACTGTAGACGATGTAGCCTCCAGTCTTACTTGCGTGATCGACCGAGTCCACCGCTGCGAGAAGCAGTTGCTTTTGGAGATGTGGTAGGCGTAGGAAATCGGCTTCAGTCTTGTTCGTCTTGACGCTGGGATCCTTGGCGATAACTCCAGTTCCGGAGCAGGGCGCATCCAAAAGCACACGATCGAAACCACCCATAACCTTGGGGAACTCCAGCGCGGAGTAATTGCAGACAACGGTGTTCTTAACTCCCAAGCGGTGAATGTTACCAATAAGACCCTTGGCACGGTCCTTGTTGGAATcgttggagaagatgcaACCAGTATTTCTCATCAGCGCAGCCAAATGTGTGGTTTTGCCTCCGGGCGCCGCAGCCATGTCCAGCACTCGCTCGTGTTCTTGTGGCGCAAGAGCCATGACAGGAAGGAAAGACGAAGCAGCTTGTAGGATGTAGTGTCCGGCGAGGTATTCAGGAGTCGCACCGAGCGGTACTTGAGACTCGAAGATTTGAAGTCCGACTTTTGACCATTTCCCAACAGGCTCGAGAGTCACACCGCGATTGATCAATGCGTGCGCGAGATCTCGACGATGTGTGCGGAGGGTATTCGTTCGAATGACCATTGGGCGTGGTGTCTCGTTGGCGTCGAAGAATGCCAGCGCCTCTTGCGCTGGGAAGAGCGAGTAGAGCTTCTCTGCGAGGAAGGGCGAGTATCCGTAGTATGTGCAGATGTCCTTCAGCAAGGCTTGTGTGTAGTCCGCGCGACTCTTGCCCGGTTCGCCCAACTCTTTGAAGCTCGACAAGACACGAACTGTCTCGGTGATTCGTGTTCGGAGAAGTTGGAGGTCGGGTGCGAGAAGGCTCGGCTTctgctcgtcgtcatcgtcgtcgtcgatcaaATCGTTGGCAATGTTCGTTTGCATAGCATCGTCGCGAAGTTCTGCCTCTGCGTCTGCAGCCTCTTGCGCTTGTTCCTCGTCGAGTTTTCGGGACAATCCAGCAATGTTCGCCGCCGtgagcttctcctccgcatctgagtcctcgtcttcggacCACATCATCTTGCCGCGCACCACCTCTTCATCGGAGTCCATGAAATCATCTTCGGACAGTGGAGCCCCTCCACCCTCGCTCGCAGAGTCTTCGCCGTCCAGATCATTGAGGTCGGCTTGAATGCCTGTCGCAGCATCGTCGATATCGGAGGCATCGTCATCGGATTCGGGCTCCACGGGTTTCTTCGACTTGACGACCTTCTTACTGACAGGCTTGCCCTTCGCACGCCCAGGACCTTTCGCATCGCCATTGACTGTTCGAGTGCCATTTGTGCTCGCCTTGTTCCCGTTCCCGTTCGTCGTGGACTTTTTCGCAGCTCTCGGCTCGACAGTCTTCTGTTTCTTGATCGCACTGGTAGTAGGAGCAGCGAGCTTGCGCTTCCTCGTCACAAGTGATTCATCCAGAGGAGCTGGATCGGCTTGCTTCTTTCCCATGCGACGTCCGACTCCCATATTGGCGGTTGTAGTGAATGTTTGATGTGCGAGGTCAATGTCCGAGAATTCTTTCGGAGGTCAAAAATGTTAAAGCTCGGGGAAGACTTGCCGATCAGACCCTGGCGAAACTCCACACTCTGAAGTACGAAGTAAAAGGACATAGAGACTTCACTTCAAGACGAATCCGGTGGTACCCAGTTGGACATGGCACAAGACGATGGGCGAGGAGCAGTCAATGGGAGTCAATTTGGAGAATGTCATTTCAGCGACATATCACTGCAACCAATGTCTGTCCCGACACCAGCATTCACACGCTGCTGAGCTTGGTCCGTCCATTGTACGAGTGGTATATTTCAAAGGCTACAATATAGGCATACATACTCGCCAGTGGTCAGTGTTCGCTGCCACTTCGGCATCATGAGTGTTTAAAGAGCTGCCAACTGCGCATTGGCGTGTTCGAACAGTGCATTCGCCAGTAGTTGACCGGCAGAGCTCTTGTGATGCCGTAGTCGGGCACCGCTACAGGTGCAGTGGTGGCTACAGGCGTACGTTCAGTCAGTCCACAAACAAGGATGCTCCAGGCAAGACTTGATGCTGCCAATTGAGTCGTCGAGTTCGTGATGGTGATCCCTCGTAGTGGTTGGGCATCCTAGCATTGATCGTTAGCAATAGTTCTGGAGAAGATATTTCGTTGTTGATTATCGATGCGAAGTGAGCAGATCAGAGTGTGAATACGTTCTCAACATAGTCTTTTTAGACAGGGATAACTGTAATAGTGTAGTATCATCATTGCAGAAGGAAGGAATGGGGCGGAGGGAGGATTGGCGGAAGAGGAGTTGAATACTCACAGAATGCGTTGATCTACGCCGGTAGGTGAGCAGCGCGCAATTGCCTACGTTTTGATCAGTCACGATGCGAAGAATAGACCCGCACAGAAATGAGAATGATGGTAGAAGGTTGATGGTAAAGGAAACTGGGAGAAAAAATAAGTTTTGGCGAGAGATATCTCCGGCAGAAGTTCGGATGTCGAATCGCACCGATCCCCCTGCGCCAACGACCTTCACACACTTTCGCAGCCTACGTTCTCTCACTGTCCCATCCTCCATTCACCAACAGAAACGCCCGATCTCCGGAAGCCAGGCTTTCTCGGAGCTGTCATACTTGCTATTGTCGTGCTCGTCCGTCCGTCATACCTCACACTTCCTTCCGCATGATCGATCCGGCACCCTGGTAGATCGAGCGCGACGCGCCAACCTTCACCACCCCTGGCGTTCTCTATCGAGCCTTCGCGCTCAACGACTCGTCCGGCGACGCCATGCGACGAGGTGTAGCCATATTCCTCGGATGTACCGTCATATTCCTTGTACTCGCGGTTCACCAAGTCTGGACGCTGCTGGAGCTCCTCTTCATCAAGGGACTTGAAGATGCTATCCTACGAGAAGAACTCCCAGCGCTGGGGTCGGAGCGTGAGGATACACGGAAACATTTGATCCCGAAGATCATACACCAGACCTACGTCAACACCAGTATACCAGAGGTGTGGAAAGAGGCGCAAGCAAGCTGTCTGGCTCTGCACAAGGAACCGGAGTGGGAGTATAAGCTATGGACTGATGCCATGTCGGTGGACTTCATTGCTTCAGAATACCCGGACTTCTTGGACACGTTTAAGGGATATCGATATCCGATCGAGCGTGCAGATGCTATTCGGTACTTCGTGCTGGACCACTATGGAGGAATATATCTCGATCTGGATGATGGTTGTGCCCGTCCCATGGAGCCTCTGCTCAGCTATCCCGCGTTCGTGCGCAAGACTTCACCTACAGGTATCAGCAACGATGTGATGGGTGCTGTCCCGCATCATCCCTTCTTCAGGCTGGTCATGAAAGAGTTGCACAAGTTCGATCGAAGCTGGATTCTGCCATACATCACCGTCATGGCCAGTACAGGTCCTCTGTTTCTGAGTGTGATATGGCGGCACTACGGCGACAATGGATATAACGTTGGCGATGGTGCAGATGGCGGACGCATACGAATCTTGTTCCCAGAGCTGTATCAGGGCAGCAAATGGAGCTTCTTCACTCATCACGTTGGGAATAGCTGGCACAGCAACGATTCGGATTTGATGTTCTGGGTGAGTCTAGTCTTCAAGCCTTGCGAATCATCACACTAACGCAGCGGCCAGATGTCGCGGCATTGGCGACTTGTAACAGCTTTTGGCTTCATCGTTGGATTTGGATTGTTGTTTCTTGGGTGGGTGATCTACCGTCGACAATTTCTCGCAGCGCCGCCCGATACACTACCCACATGGAAAAAGCGATCCGTTCGACAGCGGATCCCATTCTGGGCAAGGAGAAGCGCGCAGAGAGAGTACGAAATGATAAATCGCCATGAGCCTTAGCGTTGGCGGATGGACATTTGCTTCGAGCGATTTAGCGAAGGCGTTGAAGGGTTTGATCCGCAAGGGCTTTGGCATAGGATGCGAGGTGCTTGTGTGTAGATATGATACCCAGGTGCGGCATGAACAGCGATGCCACACATGTACACGATGATCAGCGAGTGAGAGATGCCTCGCAGAGACCGGAACGGTCGAGCCTTAATCGCGCCGCACCGCAATTGACAACTGTCGGGAATCGGTGGCCTTTGCGCGCTGCAATCATGCATTCGATTCCTCCCGAAGCACTGCAT
This genomic interval from Zymoseptoria tritici IPO323 chromosome 8, whole genome shotgun sequence contains the following:
- a CDS encoding uncharacterized protein (Related to glucanase B [Lysobacter enzymogenes]AAT77161.1), which encodes MPDSLQIALKNDGDSDNIFAYVTGIAIKQEGKRCLLKANGKDLYFPQEVKDIGSKLAEDCAIPLGPPGNTTTITISQIAGGRIWFSEGPLTFLLNPGGPALVEPSVLNPSDPNAKVNFGFAEFTLNNDQLYANISYVDMVPRIPIALTLQQQSGETQHVAGMAPDGLDNMAESLKQQSQQDGQPWDKLIVSQDGRNLRILNATHGGAVGASFDGYFEPFVDEVWEKYKKEAKMQINTQAGPGILSGTVNHKGRLVIGDEEFEKPCTADILGCNSGPFTTGQSLTRNAIIPRLAAAFVRTALVDTEHHPSSPDTFYRRDPTNHYARLVHEHNVDKKGYAFAYDDVQPDEGEDQSGKVNAGDPVLFTVTVGGKSAAAGGSTDGNAQPQQNYDRPPPPPPPESHPNHQGSKQKLMGKLGGYAKGLLR
- a CDS encoding SUR1-like protein (Probable catalytic subunit of a mannosylinositol phosphorylceramide synthase) — encoded protein: MRRGVAIFLGCTVIFLVLAVHQVWTLLELLFIKGLEDAILREELPALGSEREDTRKHLIPKIIHQTYVNTSIPEVWKEAQASCLALHKEPEWEYKLWTDAMSVDFIASEYPDFLDTFKGYRYPIERADAIRYFVLDHYGGIYLDLDDGCARPMEPLLSYPAFVRKTSPTGISNDVMGAVPHHPFFRLVMKELHKFDRSWILPYITVMASTGPLFLSVIWRHYGDNGYNVGDGADGGRIRILFPELYQGSKWSFFTHHVGNSWHSNDSDLMFWMSRHWRLVTAFGFIVGFGLLFLGWVIYRRQFLAAPPDTLPTWKKRSVRQRIPFWARRSAQREYEMINRHEP